From the genome of Halodesulfovibrio sp. MK-HDV, one region includes:
- a CDS encoding lipopolysaccharide biosynthesis protein, with protein sequence MFFQRMTNLAMRGATLVSKLLLTLFLAKFFSLSDLGSYGLILVTVAYCNEIVGGQFYSYTTRLLVKTEEGHSWIIQQQLIFHLLMYLLLIPVASYLIFSEIIPFELFVLIFPIMLAEHISQEQQRWLIALSKPLQATLLLFLRSGIWPIVLIILCLIVPEFRTLKVLFCTWLAGSATSCFLGVLFIQRDIEIKRIKTVDFQWIKKGVLSSLPFLYSTLIAQGVYTIDRYLVDRIGGAEILGVYTLFFSVVSALVPFADACIFHFNYPQQIKNWQEKKYTAFFGLAQKMYLHIFLLVLVFIPVCYLFIYGYVTWLKKDIFLENMYLLPTLLAAVSLQVFGLVSHYQLYSVGADRSIIINQSIGALVFVGTVFTLSGLLKVQAIPLGMVFMNLTVLFLNRSSVKHGVTSLVPA encoded by the coding sequence TTGTTTTTTCAACGCATGACGAATCTTGCCATGAGAGGAGCAACATTAGTTTCTAAATTGCTTCTTACACTTTTTTTGGCAAAATTCTTTTCACTCAGTGACCTTGGGTCATATGGATTAATTTTAGTTACTGTGGCGTACTGTAACGAAATAGTTGGTGGCCAGTTCTATTCATATACAACAAGGCTATTGGTTAAGACGGAAGAGGGCCATAGCTGGATCATTCAACAACAACTCATCTTTCATCTATTGATGTACTTACTTTTGATTCCTGTTGCGTCATATTTGATTTTTTCTGAAATAATTCCCTTTGAGTTATTTGTATTGATTTTTCCCATAATGCTGGCGGAACATATTTCTCAAGAGCAACAACGGTGGCTAATAGCGCTATCAAAACCGCTACAGGCAACATTATTGTTGTTTCTCAGAAGTGGAATCTGGCCGATTGTTTTGATCATTCTATGTCTGATAGTTCCAGAATTTAGAACATTGAAAGTACTCTTTTGCACATGGTTGGCTGGTTCTGCGACCTCATGTTTTCTGGGAGTATTGTTTATACAAAGAGATATTGAAATTAAGCGGATTAAGACCGTTGATTTTCAGTGGATAAAAAAAGGCGTGTTGAGTTCTTTGCCCTTTTTATATTCGACGCTAATTGCACAAGGGGTCTATACCATTGACAGGTATTTGGTTGACCGGATTGGTGGAGCTGAAATTTTGGGTGTTTATACCTTATTTTTCAGTGTCGTCAGCGCGCTTGTCCCTTTCGCAGACGCTTGTATTTTCCATTTCAACTATCCTCAACAAATCAAAAATTGGCAGGAAAAGAAATACACAGCGTTTTTTGGCCTTGCCCAAAAAATGTATTTGCATATTTTCTTGCTCGTTCTCGTTTTCATTCCTGTTTGTTATCTCTTTATATACGGCTACGTAACGTGGTTGAAGAAGGATATTTTCTTAGAAAATATGTATCTGTTACCAACGCTGCTTGCTGCTGTTTCATTACAAGTGTTCGGACTTGTCTCACATTATCAATTGTATTCGGTGGGTGCTGATCGAAGTATCATTATAAATCAGAGTATTGGCGCGTTGGTTTTTGTAGGCACTGTGTTTACGCTAAGCGGCCTCCTGAAGGTTCAAGCAATTCCTTTAGGAATGGTATTTATGAATCTTACAGTGCTATTTCTTAATAGATCGTCTGTGAAACATGGTGTGACGAGCCTCGTTCCTGCCTAG